A single genomic interval of Antechinus flavipes isolate AdamAnt ecotype Samford, QLD, Australia chromosome 1, AdamAnt_v2, whole genome shotgun sequence harbors:
- the KHSRP gene encoding far upstream element-binding protein 2, giving the protein MSDYSTGGPPPGPPPPAGGGGGAGTGAGAGAGAGGAGGPPPGAPGAGDRGGGGGGGPGPGSAPPPGGGAPGIRKDAFADAVQRARQIAAKIGGDAATTVNNSTPDFGFGGQKRQLEDGDQPESKKLAAQGDSLSSQLGPIHPPPRSSMTEEYRVPDGMVGLIIGRGGEQINKIQQDSGCKVQISPDSGGLPERSVSLTGAPESVQKAKMMLDDIVSRGRGGPPGQFHDNSNGGQNGTVQEIMIPAGKAGLVIGKGGETIKQLQERAGVKMILIQDGSQNTNVDKPLRIIGDPYKVQQACEMVMDILRERDQGGFGDRNEYGSRIGGGIDVPVPRHSVGVVIGRSGEMIKKIQSDAGVRIQFKQDDGTGPEKIAHIMGPPDRCEHAARIINDLLQSLRSGPPGPPGGPGMPPGGRGRGRGQGNWGPPGGEMTFSIPTHKCGLVIGRGGENVKAINQQTGAFVEISRQLPPNGDPNFKLFIIRGSPQQIDHAKQLIEEKIEGPLCPVGPGPGGPGPAGPMGPFNPGPFNQGPPGAPPHAGGPPPHQYPPQGWGNTYPQWQPPAPHDPNKAAAAAADPNAAWAAYYSHYYQQPPGPVPGPAPAPTAPPAQGEPPQPPPTGQSDYTKAWEEYYKKIGQQPQQPGAPPQQDYTKAWEEYYKKQAQVATGGGPGAPPGSQPDYSAAWAEYYRQQAAYYGQTPGPGGPQPPPTQQGQQASGNCHPPPPPFSFQPPATVHPALVGSAGNPFPCGVCP; this is encoded by the exons ATGTCGGACTACAGCACTGGGGGGCCGCCGCCGGGGCCTCCGCCGCctgctggaggaggaggaggcgccgggaccggagccggagccggggcTGGCGCCGGGGGAGCCGGGGGGCCGCCGCCAGGAGCGCCGGGTGCCGGGGACCGGGGAGGTGGAGGGGGCGGAGGACCAGGCCCCGGTTCGGCCCCGCCACCCGGAGGGGGAGCCCCGGGAATCCGCAAGGACGCCTTCGCGGATGCCGTGCAGCGGGCCCGgcag ATAGCAGCAAAAATTGGAGGCGATGCAGCTACTACCGTCAATAACAGCACTCCAGATTTTGGGTTTGGGGGCCAAAAGAGACAGTTGGAAGATGGAG ATCAGCCTGAGAGCAAGAAACTGGCAGCCCAAGGCGACT ctctcaGTTCTCAACTTGGGCCTATCCATCCTCCTCCCAG GTCTTCAATGACGGAAGAATACCGTGTCCCTGATGGCATGGTAGGACTAA TCATTGGCAGAGGTGGTGAACAAATCAACAAGATCCAGCAGGACTCAGGCTGCAAAGTACAGATCTCACCAG ACAGCGGTGGCTTACCAGAGCGAAGTGTGTCACTGACAGGAGCCCCAGAATCAGTGCA gAAAGCAAAGATGATGCTGGATGACATTGTTTCTCGGGGACGAGGTGGCCCTCCTGGACAATTCCATGATAATTCAAATGGGGGTCAGAACGGCACAGTGCAGGAGATCATGATTCCTGCAGGGAAGGCAGGACTGGTGATTGGCAAAGGCGGGGAGACCATTAAGCAGCTGCAG GAGCGAGCTGGAGTGAAGATGATTTTAATTCAAGATGGATCCCAAAATACCAATGTGGACAAACCTCTCCGGATTATTGGAGACCCTTATAAAGTACAg CAAGCCTGTGAGATGGTGATGGATATCCTCCGAGAACGTGACCAAGGAGGCTTTGGGGACCGGAATGAATATGGATCCAGGATTGGCGGTGGGATAGAT GTGCCAGTGCCCAGACATTCTGTTGGTGTGGTCATTGGCCGGAGTggagaaatgatcaaaaaaatacaaagtgaCGCTGGTGTCCGGATACAGTTCAAACAAG ATGATGGGACAGGTCCTGAGAAGATAGCCCATATCATGGGACCCCCAGACCGGTGTGAGCATGCTGCCCGAATCATCAATGACCTCCTCCAGAGTTTAAGG AGTGGCCCCCCAGGACCTCCTGGGGGCCCGGGCATGCCCCCTGGAGGCAGGGGTCGAGGCCGAGGCCAGGGAAACTGGGGGCCTCCTGGTGGAGAGATGACTTTCTCCATTCCAACTCACAAGTGTGGACTGGTCATTGGCAGAG GTGGGGAGAACGTGAAAGCCATAAATCAGCAAACAGGCGCCTTTGTGGAGATCTCTCGGCAGCTCCCACCAAACGGGGACCCTAACTTCAAACTCTTTATCATCCGGGGATCCCCTCAACAAATTGACCATGCCAAGCAGCTTATTGAGGAAAAGATTGAG GGTCCTCTCTGTCCAGTTGGTCCAGGCCCTGGGGGACCAGGTCCTGCTGGCCCAATGGGGCCCTTCAACCCAGGGCCTTTCAACCAGGGGCCTCCAGGAGCTCCTCCTCA tgctggAGGGCCCCCTCCTCACCAGTACCCACCCCAGGGTTGGGGCAACACCTATCCACAATGGCAGCCACCTGCTCCTCATGACCCAA ataaagcagcagctgcagcagcagATCCCAATGCCGCCTGGGCTGCCTACTACTCACACTACTACCAGCAGCCCCCAGGCCCCGTGCCAGGTCCAGCACCAGCCCCCACGGCCCCACCTGCCCAGGGGGAACCCCCACAGCCCCCACCTACGGGACAGTCAGACTACACTAAAGCCTGGgaagaatattacaaaaaaataG GCCAACAGCCTCAGCAGCCTGGTGCTCCCCCCCAACAGGATTACACAAAAGCCTGGGAGGAGTACTATAAGAAACAAG CGCAAGTGGCCACTGGTGGTGGACCCGGAGCCCCCCCGGGCTCCCAGCCTGACTATAGTGCTGCCTGGGCTGAATATTACAGACAGCAAGCCGCCTACTACGGACAGACCCCTGGTCCTGGCGGCCCCCAGCCACCTCCCACACAGCAGGGACAGCAGGCAAGTGGGAATTgccaccctcctcctcctcctttttccttccaacCCCCGGCTACCGTCCATCCTGCCTTAGTGGGTAGCGCCGGAAATCCCTTCCCCTGCGGGGTGTGCCCTTGA